The following coding sequences lie in one Panicum virgatum strain AP13 chromosome 6N, P.virgatum_v5, whole genome shotgun sequence genomic window:
- the LOC120677963 gene encoding ATP-dependent DNA helicase PIF2-like, which translates to MTSSLRRLFATFLVFYEPSDVCGLLQKHLDAMLEDYRLNCPSPTAVEQMVLIDLRNMLQSMGKDIKSSPLPDIDDTYDTASGIPCDIFEEASIVPSADDVALSESLNSEQRATYDRIMSAIDTDEGGLFFVDGPGGNRKTFLYRALLARIRSENKLAVATATSVVAASIMPGGRTTHSRFKISLTIEDGGYCSFTKQSGTTKLLRRTSPIIWDQDTMTKRQAVETLDKSLRDIMDRSELPFCGKTVGFSGDFKQVLPVVRKGSRLK; encoded by the coding sequence ATGACGTCCTCACTACGAAGGCTATTTGCAACATTTTTGGTATTCTATGAGCCAAGTGATGTGTGCGGGCTATTGCAGAAACATCTAGATGCAATGTTAGAGGACTACCGGCTCAACTGTCCTTCCCCCACGGCCGTGGAACAAATGGTGCTGATTGACCTTAGAAATATGTTGCAATCGATGGGGAAGGACATAAAATCATCCCCACTACCAGATATCGACGACACCTATGACACAGCAAGCGGTATCCCATGTGACATATTTGAGGAGGCAAGCATAGTTCCCAGTGCGGATGATGTGGCATTGTCCGAGTCCTTGAACAGCGAGCAGAGGGCTACATATGATAGGATCATGTCCGCAATTGACACGGACGAAGGCGGCTTGTTCTTTGTGGATGGACCTGGCGGTAATAGGAAGACTTTTCTTTACAGGGCCTTGCTCGCTAGAATACGCAGTGAGAACAAACTTGCTGTGGCGACAGCTACATCTGTTGTTGCCGCCTCCATCATGCCTGGTGGAAGAACCACCCACTCACGCTTCAAAATATCACTTACTATTGAGGATGGTGGATATTGTAGCTTCACGAAACAAAGTGGTACCACCAAGCTGCTGCGGAGAACATCTCCTATAATTTGGGATCAGGATACTATGACAAAGAGGCAAGCAGTGGAGACTCTTGACAAAAGCTTGAGAGATATAATGGATCGGTCTGAGTTGCCATTTTGTGGGAAGACTGTTGGTTTCAGTGGAGATTTCAAGCAAGTCCTCCCTGTTGTCCGGAAGGGGTCAAGGCTCAAATAG